The following proteins come from a genomic window of Salvia hispanica cultivar TCC Black 2014 chromosome 4, UniMelb_Shisp_WGS_1.0, whole genome shotgun sequence:
- the LOC125219399 gene encoding sucrose transport protein-like, translated as MTIQDDKAGPSSLEIQQSPEAKAPIRLIIIVAAIAAGVQFGWALQLSLLTPYVQLLGVPHTWAAFVWLCGPISGLLVQPIAGYYSDHCTSRFGRRRPFIAAGASLVAIAVCLIGFAADIGVASGDPIGTASKPRATAVFVVGFWILDVANNMLQGPCRALLADLSGGEARRMSTANALFSFFMAVGNVLGYAAGSYTHLYTIFPFSKTEACEVYCANLKSCFIIAIFLLISITVLALFFVTETPQAAVEPDPAKKGQIPVFGELFGALKELPRPMWIVMLVTAFNWVAWFPFLLFDTDWMGREVYGGKVGEGLYDQGVRAGSLGLMINSVVLGFASLAVQMLAKGRIGVKKIWGGANFLLAICLLLTVVVTKAAQNSRHYAPDGSLLKPDSDVKLGALAIFGFLGIPLSVTFSIPFAMASIFSSDSGSGQGLSLGLLNLAIVVPQMFVSVLSGPWDSLFGGGNLPAFVVGALSAIVSGILALTMLPSPPAGALESKSLTGGGPH; from the exons AAGCCAAGGCTCCCATCAGATTGATAATCATCGTCGCCGCCATAGCCGCCGGAGTGCAATTCGGGTGGGCCCTACAGCTGTCCCTCCTCACTCCATACGTCCAGCTCCTCGGAGTCCCCCACACCTGGGCCGCCTTCGTGTGGCTCTGCGGGCCCATCTCCGGTCTCCTCGTCCAGCCCATCGCCGGATATTACAGCGACCACTGCACCTCCCGCTtcggccgccgccgccccttCATCGCCGCCGGTGCCTCCCTCGTCGCCATCGCCGTCTGCCTCATCGGCTTCGCAGCTGACATCGGCGTCGCCAGCGGCGATCCCATCGGGACAGCTTCTAAGCCTAGAGCCACCGCTGTTTTCGTCGTCGGATTCTGGATTCTCGACGTTGCCAACAACATGTTGCAG GGGCCGTGTAGGGCTTTGCTGGCGGATCTATCAGGCGGAGAAGCTCGGAGAATGAGCACAGCAAACGCGCTCTTCTCTTTCTTCATGGCGGTGGGAAACGTCCTCGGCTACGCCGCCGGATCGTACACTCACCTCTACACAATCTTCCCCTTCTCCAAAACCGAGGCCTGCGAAGTGTATTGCGCGAATCTCAAGTCTTGCTTCATAATCGCCATCTTCCTCCTAATCTCCATCACCGTCCTGGCCCTCTTCTTCGTGACGGAGACCCCTCAGGCGGCGGTGGAGCCAGATCCGGCGAAGAAAGGGCAAATCCCGGTGTTTGGGGAATTATTCGGTGCGCTGAAGGAGCTGCCTAGGCCGATGTGGATAGTGATGCTGGTGACCGCCTTCAACTGGGTGGCGTGGTTCCCATTCCTCCTGTTCGACACGGATTGGATGGGGAGAGAGGTGTACGGCGGCAAAGTCGGCGAGGGGCTGTACGACCAGGGCGTGCGCGCCGGCTCCTTGGGGCTCATGATCAACTCCGTCGTTTTAGGGTTCGCGTCCCTTGCGGTGCAGATGTTGGCTAAGGGCCGAATTGGGGTTAAGAAGATTTGGGGTGGCGCCAATTTCCTCCTCGCCATTTGCCTGCTTTTGACCGTCGTCGTCACCAAAGCCGCCCAGAACTCCCGCCACTATGCCCCCGATGGGTCGCTGCTCAAGCCCGACTCTGACGTCAAGCTCGGAGCTCTTGCCATCTTCGGATTCCTCGGCATCCCCCTCTCCGTCACTTTCAGCATCCCTTTCGCTATGGCTTCCATCTTCTCCAGCGATTCTGGTTCCGGACAAG GCCTATCACTTGGACTTCTAAATCTTGCAATTGTTGTTCCACAG ATGTTTGTTTCGGTGTTAAGTGGTCCCTGGGATTCTCTGTTCGGCGGCGGAAACCTACCGGCCTTCGTGGTTGGGGCGTTGTCTGCGATTGTGAGTGGCATTTTGGCACTCACGATGCTCCCGTCGCCGCCTGCTGGCGCCTTGGAGAGCAAGAGCTTGACTGGCGGAGGGCCTCACTAG
- the LOC125224082 gene encoding embryogenesis-associated protein EMB8, which produces MDCTDAILETPAAAYELFLKSVVAIPLSHYLAAALFCFAVVLYNFLEFHFLQDILTGFRGGPIFLTYNASSEIYHGVVSKCRTLHGRYLVTPWLSSPHFQTSFLNFFGRPPVFTYRRQMFHATDGGTFALDWLLHSDVSGVSVQNDNDLAKDDATPIVIVIPGLTSDSNSPYMKHLVFGTAKNGWNVVVSNHRGLGGVSVTTDCFYNAGWTADVREVINYLHKEYSAAPLFVVGTSIGANILVKYLGEDGENVPIAGAAAVCSPWDLLIGSRFISRRLIQKLYDRALTIGLQGYAQLHETRYTRLANWEGIVKSRTVRDFDTHATCLVGEYETVDTYYRRCSSTAFIGRVSVPLLCISALDDPVCTREAIPWDECRANKNIVLATSLHGGHLAFFEGITGSRLWWVRAVNEFLGVLLTSPYMHKQNKAESVGPHSPAMQTSIDQGPYLNVADGMVAAMGNEHTDGEETSEDPNQTDQTVPVTDNHVFGGRKTRCATNDSQTSRDDAGSKGQGIVRRCLHQLSRQSNKSIWLLAYIAIMSSWPVVGVALRYLHRRKVMKGLPGSGLK; this is translated from the exons ATGGATTGCACCGACGCAATTCTTGAAACACCAGCGGCTGCTTACGAGCTGTTTCTCAAATCGGTTGTCGCGATACCCTTGTCGCATTATTTGGCGGCGGCCCTTTTCTGTTTTGCTGTCGTCTTGTACAATTTCTTGGAATTCCATTTTCTTCAGGATATTCTCACTGGATTTCGTGGGGGCCCTATTTTCTTGACGTACAATGCAAGCTCGGAGATTTATCACGGGGTTGTGTCCAAGTGCCGGACACTTCATGGGAG GTACTTGGTTACACCTTGGCTCTCAAGTCCACATTTCCAAACTTCTTTCCTGAACTTCTTTGGGAGGCCTCCGGTGTTCACCTATAGAAG GCAGATGTTTCATGCAACTGATGGTGGGACTTTTGCTCTGGATTGGCTGTTACACTCTGATG TTTCTGGAGTATCTGTTCAAAATGATAATGACCTTGCAAAGGATGATGCAACTCCTATTGTTATTGTGATTCCTGGACTAACAAGTGATTCAAATTCTCCG TACATGAAACATCTCGTCTTTGGTACTGCCAAAAATGGATGGAATGTGGTTGTCAGCAATCATCGAGGACTGGGTGGTGTCTCAGTTACA ACTGATTGCTTTTACAATGCTGGCTGGACTGCAGATGTGCGTGAAGTAATTAACTACTTACATAAAGAGTATTCTGCAGCTCCATTGTTTGTAGTGGGAACAAGTATCGGTGCAAACATTTTG GTAAAATATCTTGGAGAGGATGGAGAAAATGTTCCAATTGCAGGTGCTGCAGCAGTTTGCTCTCCTTGGGATCTCTTG ATTGGTTCCAGGTTTATATCTCGAAGGCTTATTCAAAAGTTATATGACAGAGCTCTTACTATTGGTCTTCAAGGCTATGCACAGCT ACATGAAACTCGCTATACTCGTCTTGCTAATTGGGAGGGTATAGTAAAG TCACGTACTGTTCGGGATTTTGATACACATGCCACCTGCCTTGTTGGGGAATACGAG ACTGTGGATACATACTATAGACGCTGTAGTAGTACTGCTTTTATTGGACGAGTTTCTGTTCCATTGCTCTGCATAAGTGCATTGGATGATCCAGTCTGCACCCGAGAAGCCATTCCTTGGGATGAATGCAG AGCAAATAAAAACATAGTCTTAGCTACAAGTCTACATGGTGGACATCTCGCGTTTTTTGAAGGCATAACTGGATCTCGACTATG GTGGGTGAGAGCAGTTAATGAATTTCTTGGAGTTCTACTCACGAGTCCATACATGCACAAACAGAACAAG GCAGAAAGTGTTGGGCCTCATTCTCCTGCTATGCAAACTTCGATCGATCAAGGTCCCTATCTCAACGTTGCTGATGGAATGGTGGCTGCAATGGGGAACGAGCACACAGATGGCGAGGAGACATCCGAAGATCCCAATCAGACTGATCAAACAGTTCCAGTTACTGACAACCACGTCTTTGGTGGAAGGAAAACCCGTTGTGCTACCAATGATTCTCAAACCTCCAGAGATGATGCTGGTTCGAAGGGCCAAGGGATCGTTCGAAGATGCTTGCATCAACTTTCTCGACAAAGTAACAAATCGATCTGGCTGCTTGCCTACATAGCCATCATGTCGTCCTGGCCAGTAGTGGGGGTTGCACTCCGTTATCTCCACAGAAGGAAGGTGATGAAAGGCTTACCAGGAAGTGGACTGAAATGA
- the LOC125224083 gene encoding GRAS family protein RAM1-like, protein MEIMDQEDFLTLKLSISPSHDRERKMKRTRTTEEISNYSSPTHGIPEEGKIIALLETRETMLKKDHNKRSNEGESLHLIHSLLIAAASVNENDMTSALENLSQLYHSVSLRGDSVQRVATYFADTLLAHLLTRKSPFYDTIMKGPSPEMEFSAFISLYKASPFYQFAHFTANQAIIEAFERDGSRALHVLDFDVSYGFQWPSLMQSLSENATPTNKISLKITAFGGNVEEIQETESRLVSFAKGFPNLVFEFHGLVRGSKNVKMEKRKDETVAINLVFHLTSLKTLSKISETLSFVYSLKPSIVVLVEQEGTCSSNKFLPRFMESLHQFAAIFDSLDDCLPLESDERLSIERDHLGKEIRSAINYDRDNDRSCPMFEKMETWSGRMERRGFVGVEQSCRAVMQAKLLLKIRSHCCPIKFDGENGGFRVFERENGKAISLGWQDRILITASSWCSGV, encoded by the coding sequence ATGGAAATCATGGACCAAGAGGACTTCTTGACCCTCAAACTCTCCATATCCCCGAGCCACGACCGCGAGAGAAAGATGAAAAGAACCCGAACCACCGAAGAAATATCAAACTACTCAAGCCCGACTCATGGAATCCCGGAGGAGGGCAAGATCATCGCCCTCCTCGAAACAAGAGAGACAATGCTAAAGAAGGATCACAACAAGAGATCAAATGAAGGTGAAAGCCTCCATTTGATCCACTCCCTCCTCATCGCCGCCGCCTCCGTGAACGAAAACGACATGACCTCGGCCCTCGAAAACCTCTCCCAACTCTACCATTCCGTCTCCTTGAGAGGTGACTCCGTCCAACGAGTTGCAACCTACTTCGCCGACACCCTCCTCGCCCATCTCCTCACCCGAAAATCGCCCTTCTACGACACCATCATGAAGGGGCCCTCGCCCGAGATGGAGTTCTCGGCTTTCATATCTCTTTACAAGGCCTCACCATTCTACCAATTTGCTCACTTCACAGCCAATCAAGCCATCATCGAAGCCTTCGAGAGAGACGGCAGTAGGGCTCTCCACGTGCTCGATTTCGACGTCTCCTACGGCTTCCAATGGCCCTCCCTCATGCAGTCCCTATCAGAAAATGCCACTCCCACAAACAAGATTTCTTTAAAGATCACTGCCTTCGGTGGGAATGTGGAAGAGATCCAAGAAACTGAATCAAGATTGGTGAGCTTCGCAAAAGGCTTCCCCAACCTCGTTTTCGAGTTCCATGGCCTTGTTAGAGGATCTAAGAATGTGAAGATGGAGAAGAGGAAGGATGAGACAGTTGCTATCAACTTAGTATTCCATCTCACTTCACTCAAAACTCTCTCCAAAATCTCAGAAACTCTAAGCTTTGTCTACTCTCTTAAGCCCTCGATTGTCGTTCTAGTCGAGCAAGAAGGCACATGCAGCAGCAACAAGTTCTTACCCAGATTCATGGAGTCTTTGCATCAATTTGCAGCAATTTTTGATTCATTGGATGACTGCCTTCCATTAGAGAGTGATGAGAGGCTGAGCATTGAGAGGGATCATCTTGGGAAGGAGATTAGGAGTGCGATAAACTACGATAGAGACAACGACAGGAGCTGTCCGATGTTTGAGAAGATGGAGACATGGAGTGGGAGGATGGAGAGAAGGGGCTTTGTGGGAGTTGAGCAGAGCTGCAGAGCTGTGATGCAGGCAAAGTTGCTGCTGAAAATCAGAAGCCACTGTTGCCCAATCAAGTTTGATGGAGAGAATGGTGGTTTTAGAgtttttgagagagagaatggcaAAGCTATCTCTCTAGGATGGCAAGACAGAATTTTGATCACAGCATCTTCTTGGTGTTCAGGTGtatga
- the LOC125219634 gene encoding probable phosphopantothenoylcysteine decarboxylase isoform X2 — translation MEHVEPQNTNMDLYQVNSAVRRPRILLAASGSVAAVKFANLCNCFSEWAEVKAVATQASLHFVDRVALPKDVVLYADEDEWSSWKKIGDNVLHVELRKWADIMVIAPLSANTLAKIAGGLCDNLLTCIVRAWDYSKPMFVAPAMNSLMWNNPFTERHLMGIDDLGISLIPPVKKRLACGDYGNGAIAEPSLIYSTVRLFFENREQSSSGNV, via the exons ATGGAACATGTAGAACCTCAGAATACGAACATGGATTTGTATCAAGTAAATAGTGCTGTGAGGAGACCTCGCATCCTGCTTGCTGCCAGTGGCAGTGTTGCTGCAGTAAAATTTGCTAATCTTTGTAATTGCTTCTCCGAGTGGGCAGAAGTGAAAGCTGTTGCTACCCAGGCATCGCTTCATTTCGTAGACAGGGTAGCTCTTCCCAAGGATGTAGTACTTTACGCTGATGAGGATGAATGGTCGAGTTGGAAAAAGATAGGTGATAATGTGCTCCACGTTGAGTTGCGCAAATGGGCTGATATAATGGTTATTGCACCTTTGTCTGCTAATACACTTGCCAAG ATTGCTGGAGGTTTATGTGATAACTTGTTGACCTGCATTGTCCGGGCATGGGACTACAGTAAGCCAATGTTCGTAGCGCCAGCCATGAACAGCCTCATGTGGAACAACCCTTTCACCGAACGTCATCTCATGGGGATCGATGATCTTGGGATCTCTCTAATTCCCCCGGTGAAGAAGAGGCTGGCCTGTGGAGACTATGGAAACGGTGCAATAGCTGAGCCTTCCCTAATATACTCGACTGTAAGACTTTTCTTTGAGAATCGAGAACAATCAAGTAGTGGCAATGTTTAG
- the LOC125219634 gene encoding probable phosphopantothenoylcysteine decarboxylase isoform X1: protein MFDLVLLETVYLLLELLFWKFDIVINCPFATLWKFNLGKLAMEHVEPQNTNMDLYQVNSAVRRPRILLAASGSVAAVKFANLCNCFSEWAEVKAVATQASLHFVDRVALPKDVVLYADEDEWSSWKKIGDNVLHVELRKWADIMVIAPLSANTLAKIAGGLCDNLLTCIVRAWDYSKPMFVAPAMNSLMWNNPFTERHLMGIDDLGISLIPPVKKRLACGDYGNGAIAEPSLIYSTVRLFFENREQSSSGNV from the exons ATGTTTGACCTAGTTCTTCTTGAAACTGTTTATCTATTGCTTGAATTGTTATTTTGGAAGTTTGacattgtgatcaattgcccCTTTGCCACACTGTGGAAATTTAACCTAGGCAAATTG GCTATGGAACATGTAGAACCTCAGAATACGAACATGGATTTGTATCAAGTAAATAGTGCTGTGAGGAGACCTCGCATCCTGCTTGCTGCCAGTGGCAGTGTTGCTGCAGTAAAATTTGCTAATCTTTGTAATTGCTTCTCCGAGTGGGCAGAAGTGAAAGCTGTTGCTACCCAGGCATCGCTTCATTTCGTAGACAGGGTAGCTCTTCCCAAGGATGTAGTACTTTACGCTGATGAGGATGAATGGTCGAGTTGGAAAAAGATAGGTGATAATGTGCTCCACGTTGAGTTGCGCAAATGGGCTGATATAATGGTTATTGCACCTTTGTCTGCTAATACACTTGCCAAG ATTGCTGGAGGTTTATGTGATAACTTGTTGACCTGCATTGTCCGGGCATGGGACTACAGTAAGCCAATGTTCGTAGCGCCAGCCATGAACAGCCTCATGTGGAACAACCCTTTCACCGAACGTCATCTCATGGGGATCGATGATCTTGGGATCTCTCTAATTCCCCCGGTGAAGAAGAGGCTGGCCTGTGGAGACTATGGAAACGGTGCAATAGCTGAGCCTTCCCTAATATACTCGACTGTAAGACTTTTCTTTGAGAATCGAGAACAATCAAGTAGTGGCAATGTTTAG
- the LOC125221326 gene encoding probable LRR receptor-like serine/threonine-protein kinase At3g47570, translated as MDSSLFHIAILVFISNSFPLTSSQSLSNLTTDQLSLIAFKNSITSSTFLNNWSTKTPTCEWNGVSCSQKHRRVTALNLPSLGLRGTIAPHLGNLTFLRVLNIPSNNFGGVLPTELSNLRRLQEINLAANNFTGAIPPWLGALSELRHMNLSENMFSGGIPASLFNCSRLQSLNLSFNALDGNIPIEIGGLSSLERVSFQGNQLWGSIPYSFFNISSLMVVNLGENRLSGKLPHNICSGASRLRRFTVYENQLDGEIPRHIGKCRELELLQLQRNNFKGEIPSEIGSLSMLRGLYLWENQFQGRIPKQVGNLSSLMVLNLENNHLSGELPEELSSLTSLTVIRVFNNSLSGPIPPAIFNMSTLQLLSLSRNKFSGPLPSDMGLTLPNLYHLALQNNRLTGPIPASINNASLLEVLILQSNSFSGPIPTFANLNLLSMFVLSDNNLTSTHDMEFLSSLTNSQYLNIIEISNNPLTGVLPNSVGNLSQSLELFHAYGTGIRGAIPSQIGNLISLIALNLGDNQLNGSIPSTIGNLKKLGRLLLADNQLQGSIPIDLCMMSSLAEVLLSNNELKGPIPECLGEMQSLRKIDFGSNKLNFTIPSNFWDLKDLVDLNLSSNYLSGQISPQIGNLKVINQIDLSSNLFYGDIPSSIDGCQSLAALTLSNNNFGGFIPKSLGNMKGLTTLDLSNNTFSGLIPKSLQDLRFLEHFNVSYNKLEGEIPNTNHFANFTPLSFVHNSALCGAARFEVLPCVEVEGGSKSKSVGRLMKYILPPLVSAIVAVAVVVLLIRRRKHFKVAIPVDTSLGNPWRKISYIELSRATDSFSETNMLGRGSFGSVFRGVFNDGLSFAVKVFNLELEGGSKSFEVESRILSNIRHRNLVRVLGCCTNMEFKGLILEFMPNGSLEKWLYSDNYSVDLLQLLNISIDVALALEYLHHGYTFPVVHCDIKPSNVLLDENMAARVADFGISKLFEEGEAMVQTKTLATIGYAAPEYGSEGKVSTSADVYSFGILLLEMFTRKKPTDDMFDGEMSLKEWVSEAVEADAIDQVSAYGMLSTEKECVTFIFKLAMKCLAILPNERMDMSQVVGNLQKIKAEVVAGQTQRGRQHAITISPLHEL; from the exons ATGGATTCTTCCCTATTCCACATTGCTATTTTAGTATTCATATCAAACTCCTTTCCCCTCACATCATCCCAATCACTCTCCAATCTCACCACTGATCAACTATCTCTCATTGCCTTCAAAAACTCCATCACCTCTTCCACCTTCCTCAACAACTGGTCCACAAAAACACCTACTTGTGAATGGAATGGCGTCTCCTGCAGCCAAAAACACCGCCGCGTCACCGCCCTAAACCTCCCCTCCCTCGGCCTCCGCGGAACCATCGCTCCACATCTCGGAAACCTAACGTTCCTCCGAGTCTTAAACATCCCCTCAAACAATTTCGGGGGTGTCTTACCAACTGAGCTGTCGAACCTGCGCCGCCTGCAGGAGATAAACCTCGCGGCCAACAACTTCACCGGAGCGATTCCGCCGTGGCTGGGAGCCTTATCCGAGCTCCGCCACATGAATCTCTCGGAAAACATGTTCTCCGGCGGAATCCCTGCTTCTTTATTCAATTGCTCGAGGCTTCAGAGTCTGAACCTGAGCTTCAATGCTCTTGATGGAAACATCCCAATTGAGATTGGTGGCCTTTCTTCACTTGAAAGAGTTAGTTTTCAAGGAAATCAGCTGTGGGGATCCATACCGTATTCTTTCTTTAACATTTCTTCGTTGATGGTCGTCAATCTTGGAGAAAATAGGCTGTCGGGAAAGCTCCCACACAATATTTGCAGTGGTGCTTCAAGATTGAGAAGATTCACTGTGTATGAGAACCAACTTGATGGGGAGATTCCAAGACATATAGGGAAATGCAGAGAGCTTGAGCTACTGCAGTTGCAAAGGAATAATTTCAAAGGCGAAATCCCGAGTGAAATTGGGAGTTTGAGTATGCTAAGGGGGCTGTATCTATGGGAAAATCAATTCCAAG GTAGAATACCAAAGCAAGTTGGGAACCTCTCTTCTCTGATGGTGCTCAACCTTGAAAATAATCATTTGTCAG GCGAATTACCAGAAGAGCTTTCCAGTTTGACATCTCTAACAGTAATCCGTGTGTTCAATAATTCCTTATCCGGCCCTATCCCACCCGCCATCTTTAACATGTCAACCTTGCAATTGCTAAGCCTTTCACGCAACAAGTTTTCCGGCCCTCTTCCTTCCGACATGGGGCTTACACTTCCCAATCTCTACCACCTCGCTCTACAAAACAACCGCCTCACCGGCCCCATCCCTGCCTCTATCAACAACGCTTCTCTCCTCGAAGTCTTAATCTTGCAATCAAACTCATTCTCCGGCCCCATCCCCACTTTCGCTAACCTAAACCTCCTATCCATGTTTGTCCTAAGCGACAACAACTTGACCTCAACTCATGATATGGAGTTTCTCTCTTCACTAACCAATTCTCAGTATCTCAACATTATTGAAATATCAAACAATCCATTAACAGGCGTTCTTCCTAATTCCGTTGGGAATTTGTCACAATCTCTTGAGCTTTTCCATGCGTATGGAACTGGTATTAGAGGTGCCATTCCTTCCCAGATCGGAAACTTGATCAGTTTGATAGCCTTAAACTTAGGAGACAATCAGTTGAATGGATCAATTCCTTCAACAATAGGAAATTTGAAGAAACTCGGGAGATTACTCCTTGCTGACAATCAATTGCAAGGATCTATTCCCATTGATCTTTGCATGATGAGTAGCTTGGCGGAGGTGTTACTGAGCAACAACGAGCTGAAAGGTCCAATACCGGAATGTTTGGGTGAAATGCAATCGCTAAGAAAGATTGATTTTGGATCAAACAAGTTGAATTTCACCATACCTTCCAATTTCTGGGATCTCAAAGACCTAGTTGATCTCAACTTGTCCTCGAACTATTTGAGCGGTCAGATTTCACCTCAAATCGGAAATCTGAAGGTGATCAACCAAAtagatttgtcctcaaatctaTTTTACGGTGATATTCCCAGCTCGATTGATGGTTGTCAATCATTAGCAGCGCTAACTTTGTCAAACAATAACTTTGGAGGATTCATTCCTAAATCACTGGGAAATATGAAAGGCTTGACAACACTGGATTTATCTAATAACACTTTTTCTGGATTGATACCCAAATCTTTACAAGATCTCAGATTCCTGGAGCATTTCAATGTGTCTTACAACAAATTGGAAGGGGAAATTCCGAACACGAACCATTTTGCTAACTTTACTCCTCTATCGTTTGTTCACAACTCTGCTCTTTGCGGAGCAGCAAGATTTGAAGTGCTGCCTTGTGTAGAAGTTGAAGGAGGATCAAAATCGAAGAGTGTTGGTCGACTAATGAAGTACATTTTGCCTCCTCTAGTTTCAGCTATTGTCGCAGTGGCCGTTGTAGTTTTACTCATAAGACGACGGAAGCATTTTAAAGTAGCAATTCCAGTGGATACTTCATTAGGTAATCCTTGGAGAAAAATCTCATACATTGAACTCTCGCGAGCAACGGATTCTTTTAGCGAGACGAATATGCTTGGGAGAGGAAGCTTTGGTTCTGTATTTAGAGGGGTGTTTAATGATGGACTGAGTTTTGCTGTGAAGGTGTTCAATTTAGAGTTGGAAGGCGGTAGCAAGAGCTTCGAAGTTGAAAGTAGAATACTGAGCAATATTCGACACCGGAACTTAGTTCGAGTACTTGGTTGCTGTACCAATATGGAATTCAAAGGGTTGATTCTTGAATTCATGCCGAATGGAAGCTTGGAGAAATGGTTATACTCGGACAACTATTCTGTAGATCTTCTACAGTTGTTGAATATCTCGATAGATGTTGCGTTAGCTCTAGAGTATCTTCATCATGGCTATACATTCCCGGTTGTGCATTGCGATATAAAGCCAAGCAATGTGTTGCTCGATGAGAACATGGCTGCTCGTGTTGCTGATTTTGGTATTTCAAAGCTTTTTGAGGAAGGGGAGGCTATGGTTCAAACTAAAACCTTGGCTACTATTGGCTATGCAGCACCAG AGTATGGATCAGAAGGGAAAGTATCAACGAGTGCTGATGTGTACAGTTTCGGAATATTATTGTTGGAGATGTTTACAAGAAAGAAGCCTACAGATGATATGTTTGATGGGGAAATGAGTTTGAAAGAATGGGTGAGTGAAGCAGTAGAAGCGGATGCAATCGATCAAGTGTCGGCCTATGGTATGCTATCAACAGAAAAGGAATGTgtgacatttatttttaaattggcGATGAAATGTTTAGCTATTTTACCGAATGAAAGAATGGATATGAGTCAAGTAGTAGgaaatttgcaaaaaataaaagccGAAGTGGTGGCAGGCCAAACCCAAAGGGGTAGACAACATGCCATTACCATTAGTCCATTACATGAATTGTAA